In a single window of the Candidatus Lernaella stagnicola genome:
- a CDS encoding transglycosylase SLT domain-containing protein, with protein sequence MKSRPCRRFGSQLFAAMMAVALATIAVFVLACDQRAALAMGDKPPVEIGEITPTPTPTPVAETTPEPLIPGKPGATHYVARARAAEQAGDAIAAATLFLRAAQAYPTVADGALDEAARLQSAAGRHTDAIKTLRILQQSHGARAVALRVLDRLAKAHDQAGDKQTAVRLHLTAGNEGGDVNRKAFHLLRAAELQHEMGQNASAVTLAKRLLNELPPHRYTIRAMTLYHQWALPGDLPAQARHAEELGRRMLKKDMYEQAAAALHASVTLRTRAGKPVAPTSELWRLAGYSLYRTHHNEQAVVYYEKRFAAGGTPTAENLHELGKLYARLGDAKGVKRAYDRVSRHGSGSYHLTAAYQKAWLAIEERDYAKAHAYFAKRCQATRNRNELACWLAGWTAFQRGHKKTAINYFTQAAANRRFQETWRYKYWRGRALLESGGVEKGLAALHRLNKDRPHDYYGVLAADILRQRKAPYIDLKDHMARPAAGGYSLAPPPAGWWREYDELKNSLGHVIELTDVGLWRAAGAELVFVQLPKKLSPPEDYALAEICRRAKRYDLARKCAYRGGVYHYVKNSRVSLLDGYYPYYLPLGYEDWVLQYAKQFRLPPALPFAIILHESGYRAQVVSPAYAVGLMQILPQTGAQIAQGLGEAYDEDSLYDPETNIRFGCWYLRHLLDELGGDPAYAIAAYNAGPKAVGKWLRNKRDAAQTQFVAEIVYQETNRYVRRVLTSMKKYEVLLQSRDNSG encoded by the coding sequence ATGAAATCACGACCCTGCAGACGTTTCGGATCGCAGCTCTTTGCCGCCATGATGGCCGTGGCGCTTGCGACTATTGCGGTCTTCGTTTTGGCTTGCGACCAGCGGGCCGCCTTGGCTATGGGTGACAAGCCGCCGGTCGAAATCGGAGAGATCACACCAACCCCGACCCCGACGCCGGTTGCCGAGACCACGCCCGAACCCTTGATCCCCGGCAAACCGGGAGCCACGCACTACGTCGCCCGCGCCCGCGCGGCCGAGCAAGCGGGGGACGCAATCGCCGCCGCCACGTTGTTCTTAAGAGCCGCGCAAGCCTATCCAACGGTTGCCGATGGCGCCCTGGATGAAGCCGCGCGACTGCAATCGGCGGCCGGTCGGCATACCGATGCCATCAAGACGCTGCGCATTTTGCAGCAAAGTCACGGTGCGCGCGCCGTCGCATTGCGAGTTTTGGATCGCCTGGCCAAGGCGCATGACCAAGCCGGCGATAAGCAAACCGCCGTTCGCTTGCACTTAACCGCCGGCAACGAGGGCGGTGATGTCAACCGCAAAGCCTTTCATTTGCTGCGCGCCGCCGAACTTCAACACGAGATGGGGCAGAACGCCTCGGCCGTTACGCTGGCCAAACGCCTGCTGAACGAATTGCCCCCGCATCGCTACACAATACGCGCCATGACGCTCTATCATCAGTGGGCGCTGCCCGGCGACCTTCCCGCACAGGCGCGGCATGCCGAAGAACTCGGTCGCCGCATGTTGAAGAAGGATATGTACGAGCAAGCCGCGGCGGCGCTGCACGCTTCGGTGACGCTGCGCACCCGGGCCGGCAAGCCGGTCGCCCCCACGAGCGAATTGTGGCGCCTGGCCGGCTACTCGCTTTACCGTACGCACCACAACGAGCAGGCCGTTGTCTACTACGAAAAAAGGTTTGCAGCCGGCGGAACCCCAACGGCGGAAAACCTGCACGAGCTGGGCAAATTGTACGCCCGCTTGGGCGACGCCAAGGGTGTGAAGCGCGCCTACGACAGGGTGTCGCGGCACGGCTCCGGCTCCTATCATTTGACCGCCGCTTACCAGAAAGCTTGGCTGGCCATCGAGGAAAGAGATTACGCGAAAGCTCACGCCTATTTCGCCAAGCGTTGCCAAGCCACCCGCAACCGCAACGAACTGGCGTGCTGGCTCGCCGGTTGGACGGCCTTTCAACGGGGCCATAAAAAAACCGCCATCAATTATTTCACCCAAGCGGCGGCGAACCGACGTTTTCAGGAAACGTGGCGCTACAAATATTGGCGCGGTCGTGCGCTGCTGGAATCCGGAGGCGTCGAGAAAGGCCTCGCGGCCCTGCATCGCCTCAACAAGGACCGCCCGCACGACTACTACGGGGTTCTAGCCGCGGACATACTGCGTCAACGCAAGGCGCCGTACATCGACTTGAAAGACCATATGGCCCGGCCCGCCGCCGGCGGCTACTCGTTGGCACCTCCGCCGGCCGGTTGGTGGCGTGAATACGACGAACTGAAAAATTCCCTGGGACACGTCATCGAACTGACCGACGTCGGCTTGTGGCGCGCGGCGGGGGCGGAATTGGTGTTCGTGCAATTGCCCAAGAAGCTGTCGCCGCCGGAAGATTACGCGCTGGCCGAGATCTGTCGCCGAGCCAAGCGCTACGATCTGGCGCGCAAGTGCGCGTACCGCGGCGGGGTGTATCACTACGTCAAGAATTCTCGGGTTTCGTTGTTGGACGGCTATTACCCGTACTACCTGCCGCTCGGCTACGAGGATTGGGTATTGCAGTACGCCAAGCAATTCCGGCTACCGCCTGCCCTTCCCTTTGCGATCATTCTGCATGAATCCGGATACCGCGCGCAGGTGGTCAGCCCGGCGTATGCGGTGGGCTTGATGCAAATTCTTCCGCAAACCGGGGCGCAGATTGCCCAAGGATTGGGCGAAGCCTACGATGAAGACAGTTTGTACGATCCGGAGACCAATATTCGATTTGGCTGCTGGTATTTGCGGCACTTGCTCGATGAACTGGGCGGCGATCCGGCGTACGCCATCGCCGCATATAACGCGGGTCCGAAAGCGGTCGGGAAGTGGCTGCGCAACAAACGGGATGCCGCTCAAACCCAGTTCGTCGCGGAAATTGTTTACCAGGAGACGAATCGATATGTGCGCCGCGTTTTGACTTCGATGAAAAAGTACGAGGTTCTGTTGCAGAGTCGCGATAACTCAGGCTAA